From Aphelocoma coerulescens isolate FSJ_1873_10779 chromosome 15, UR_Acoe_1.0, whole genome shotgun sequence, one genomic window encodes:
- the MTMR3 gene encoding myotubularin-related protein 3 isoform X2 → MDEETQHSLECIQANQIFPRKQLIREDENLQVPFIELHGESTEYVGRAEDAIIALSNYRLHIKFKESVVNVPLQLIESVECRDIFQLHLTCKDCKVIRCQFSTFEQCQDWLKRLNNAIRPPSKIEDLFSFAYHAWCMEVYASEKEQHGDLCRPGEHVTSRFKNEVERMGFDMNNAWRISNINEKYKLCGSYPQEIIVPAWITDKELESVASFRSWKRIPAVVYRHQSNGAVISRCGQPEVSWWGWRNADDEHLVQSVAKACASDSRSNSNKLMNGNCSRDFSNGGDLSDVEFDSSISNASGAESLAIQPQKLLILDARSYAAAVANRAKGGGCECPEYYPNCEVVFMGMANIHSIRKSFQSLRLLCTQMPDPGNWLSALESTKWLQHLSVLLKSALLVVHAVDRDQRPVLVHCSDGWDRTPQIVALAKLLLDPYYRTTEGFQVLVETEWLDFGHKFADRCGHGENSDDLNERCPVFLQWLDCVHQLQRQFPCSFEFNEAFLVKLVQHTYSCLFGTFLCNNAKERGEKHTQERTCSVWSLLRAANKAFKNLLYSSQSESVLYPVCHVRNLMLWSAVYLPCSSPSTPADDTCAPYPVPGSSPEEQPLGRLPKTRSFDNLTTACDSSVPTTNRRSSDPSLNEKWQEHRRSLELSSLGPPGDDPFEGDGLGRQGRAPVGAELSVAAGVAEGQMENILQEATKDDVGLEEHLRGGLEAAGKGDEVGLDKEKRADNLCGEKAEADTGIVTNNPTPTPHPASRGASELKGQQDEHSDPSSALQKAPQGRGVQAVPAEGSGSRDAPNNTEEEGVGKGEEVESPYGTAQAGLAFPLTALPEARTSNIESSTETLTETEAKPELTPRAPCHRPHPFDNSADELSRTLENRPEGECMIELQKLGSRVHRTSGSSTTHLPMPSPCALPLADRKDEVVCNGELEPENKLAEKPAGFTAPKFPATNGHCVNGEDGRIKASLSRQVSTASCSSAQLHLRNLHQKWMFSQLGKQPAGSPDQPARSHLDDDGMPVYSDVIQQRLRQIETGHQQEVETLKKQVQELKSRLESQLLNSSLRLNGDYGDEVTSIPDSESNLDQNCLSRCSTEIFSEASWEQVDKQDTEVTRWLPDHLAAHCYGCDSAFWLASRKHHCRNCGNVFCSSCCNQKVPVPSQQLFEPSRVCKSCYSSLHPGSSSLDLELDKPITATSN, encoded by the exons GTTCCATTGCAGCTCATCGAGAGTGTGGAGTGCCGGGATATATTCCAGCTTCATTTGACTTGCAAGGACTGCAAGGTTATAAG GTGTCAGTTTTCCACCTTTGAGCAGTGTCAGGACTGGCTGAAGAGGCTGAACAATGCCATCCGCCCCCCGTCCAAGATAGAGGACCTGTTCTCCTTTGCCTACCACGCCTGGTGCATGGAGGTTTATGCCAGTGAAAAGGAGCAGCACGGGGACTTGTGTCGGCCAG GAGAACATGTAACTTCCAGGTTTAAGAACGAAGTGGAGCGGATGGGGTTTGATATGAACAATGCCTGGAGGATTTCCAACATCAATGAGAAGTACAA GCTGTGTGGCAGTTACCCCCAGGAGATCATCGTTCCCGCCTGGATCACGGATAAGGAGCTGGAGAGCGTGGCCAGCTTCCGCTCCTGGAAGCGCATCCCTGCCGTGGTGTacag gcaccagagcaatGGGGCAGTGATCTCTCGCTGCGGCCAGCCCGAGGTGAGCTGGTGGGGCTGGAGGAACGCCGACGATGAGCACCTGGTCCAGTCCGTAGCCAAAGCCTGTGCCTCAGACTCCAGGTCCAACAGTAACAAGTTAATGAATGGGAATTGTTCCAGAGATTTCTCCAACGGAGGGGACCTCTCAGATGTGGAATTTG ACTCCTCCATCTCCAATGCCTCAGGAGCAGAGAGTTTGGCAATCCAGCCGCAGAAGCTTTTGATCCTGGACGCGCGATCTTACGCAGCAGCCGTGGCCAACAGAGCCAAGGGGGGTGGCTGTGAGTGCCCAG AATATTACCCAAACTGTGAAGTAGTGTTCATGGGGATGGCAAACATCCATTCCATCCGCAAGAGCTTCCAGTCGCTGCGTCTGCTCTGCACACAAATGCCAGATCCAGGAAA TTGGCTGTCAGCTCTGGAGAGCACCAAGTGGCTGCAGCACCTGTCAGTGCTCCTGAAATCCGCGCTGCTCGTGGTGCACGCCGTGGACCGGGACCAGCGGCCGGTGCTGGTTCACTGCTCCGACGGCTGGGACCGCACCCCCCAGATCGTGGCCCTGGCCAAGCTCCTGCTGGACCCCTACTACAGGACCACAGAG gGTTTCCAGGTACTAGTGGAGACGGAGTGGCTGGATTTTGGCCACAAGTTTGCAGATCGCTGCGGCCACGGGGAGAATTCAGATGACCTCAATGAGCGCTGCCCAGTGTTTCTGCAGTGGCTGGACTGTGTCCATCAGCTCCAGAGGCAGTTCCCCTGCTCCTTCGAGTTTAACGAAGCATTCCTT GTGAAGTTGGTGCAGCACACCTACTCCTGCCTCTTTGGAACATTCCTGTGCAACAATGcgaaagagagaggagagaaacaCACTCAGGAACGGACCTGCTCCGTCTGGTCTTTGCTGCGGGCAGCAAACAAAGCCTTCAAAAACCTGCTCTACTCCTCCCAGTCGGAATCT GTGCTGTATCCCGTGTGCCATGTGCGGAACTTGATGCTCTGGAGCGCTGTTtacctgccctgctcctcccccTCCACGCCTGCCGACGACACCTGTGCCCCGTACCCTGTGCCAGGCTCTAGCCCTGAAGAGCAGCCTCTGGGCAG GTTACCAAAGACAAGATCCTTTGACAATCTGACGACAGCCTGTGACAGCAGCGTGCCTACAACCAACCGCCGGAGCAGCGACCCCAGCCTCAACGAGAAGTGGCAGGAGCACCGCCGCtccctggagctcagcagcCTGGGCCCCCCTGGGGACGACCCCTTTgagggggatgggctgggcaggcagggcagggccccCGTGGGGGCAGAGCTCTCTGTGGCAGCCGGGGTGGCAGAGGGACAGATGGAGAACATTCTGCAGGAAGCCACTAAAGATGATGTTGGGCTGGAGGAGCACTTGAGGGGTGgcctggaggcagcagggaaaggggatgAGGTTGGCCTGGATAAGGAGAAGAGAGCTGACAATCTGTGTGGGGAAAAGGCCGAGGCGGATACAGGTATCGTAACGAACAATCCCACACCCACCCCACACCCGGCCTCACGCGGTGCTTCGGAGCTCAAAGGACAACAGGACGAGCACAGCGACcccagcagcgctctccagaaGGCACCTCAGGGGAGAGGAGTGCAGGCTGTTCCTGCCGAGGGCTCCGGAAGCAGAGATGCTCCAAACAACACGGAGGAAGAAGGCGTTGGGAAAGGCGAAGAAGTGGAGAGCCCGTACGGCACGGCCCAGGCCGGCCTGGCCTTCCCTCTGACAGCCCTGCCGGAGGCGAGGACATCCAACATCGAGAGCTCCACGGAAACCTTAACGGAGACTGAAGCAAAGCCCGAGCTCACGCCCAGGGCTCCGTGCCACAGACCTCACCCCTTCGACAACAGCGCTGACGAGCTGTCCCGAACTCTGGAGAACAGGCCGGAGGGGGAGTGCATGATAGAGCTCCAAAAACTGGGATCAAGAGTGCATAGGACTTCTGGTAGCAGCACCACACACCTCCCGATGCCTTCCCCTTGTGCCTTGCCTCTAGCAGACCGCAAAGATGAGGTGGTGTGTAACGGGGAGCTGGAGCCGGAGAACAAACTGGCGGAGAAACCCGCGGGATTCACGGCCCCGAAATTCCCCGCCACCAACGGACACTGCGTCAACGGCGAGGATGGGCGGATCAAGGCCTCGCTGAGCCGGCAGGTGTCCAcggccagctgcagctctgcccagctccaCCTGAGGAACTTGCACCAGAAATGGATGTTCAGCCAGCTCGGGAAGCAGCCGGCCGGCAGCCCGGACCAGccggcccgcagccacctggaCGACGACGGGATGCCCGTCTACAGCGACGTCATCCAGCAGCGCCTGCGCCAGATCGAGACGGGCCATCAGCAGGAGGTGGAGACCCTCAAGAAGCAGGTGCAGGAGCTGAAGAGCCGCCTGGAGAGCCAGCTCCTCAACAGCTCCCTGCGGCTCAACGGCGACTACGGCGACGAAGTG ACGTCTATTCCTGACTCGGAAAGCAATCTGGATCAGAACTGCTTGTCTCGCTGCAGCACAGAGATTTTCTCTGAAGCCAGCTGGGAACAGGTGGATAAACAGGATACAGAG GTGACGCGGTGGCTCCCGGATCACCTGGCCGCGCACTGCTACGGCTGCGACAGCGCCTTCTGGCTCGCCAGTCGGAAACACCACTGCAG GAATTGTGGCAACGTGTTCTGCTCCAGTTGCTGTAACCAGAAGGTGCCCgttcccagccagcagcttttCGAGCCCAGCAGAGTCTGCAAATCCTGCTACAGCAGCCTCCACCCcggcagctccagcctggacCTCGAACTGGACAAGCCCATCACTGCCACATCCAACTGA
- the MTMR3 gene encoding myotubularin-related protein 3 isoform X1 codes for MDEETQHSLECIQANQIFPRKQLIREDENLQVPFIELHGESTEYVGRAEDAIIALSNYRLHIKFKESVVNVPLQLIESVECRDIFQLHLTCKDCKVIRCQFSTFEQCQDWLKRLNNAIRPPSKIEDLFSFAYHAWCMEVYASEKEQHGDLCRPGEHVTSRFKNEVERMGFDMNNAWRISNINEKYKLCGSYPQEIIVPAWITDKELESVASFRSWKRIPAVVYRHQSNGAVISRCGQPEVSWWGWRNADDEHLVQSVAKACASDSRSNSNKLMNGNCSRDFSNGGDLSDVEFDSSISNASGAESLAIQPQKLLILDARSYAAAVANRAKGGGCECPEYYPNCEVVFMGMANIHSIRKSFQSLRLLCTQMPDPGNWLSALESTKWLQHLSVLLKSALLVVHAVDRDQRPVLVHCSDGWDRTPQIVALAKLLLDPYYRTTEGFQVLVETEWLDFGHKFADRCGHGENSDDLNERCPVFLQWLDCVHQLQRQFPCSFEFNEAFLVKLVQHTYSCLFGTFLCNNAKERGEKHTQERTCSVWSLLRAANKAFKNLLYSSQSESVLYPVCHVRNLMLWSAVYLPCSSPSTPADDTCAPYPVPGSSPEEQPLGRLPKTRSFDNLTTACDSSVPTTNRRSSDPSLNEKWQEHRRSLELSSLGPPGDDPFEGDGLGRQGRAPVGAELSVAAGVAEGQMENILQEATKDDVGLEEHLRGGLEAAGKGDEVGLDKEKRADNLCGEKAEADTGIVTNNPTPTPHPASRGASELKGQQDEHSDPSSALQKAPQGRGVQAVPAEGSGSRDAPNNTEEEGVGKGEEVESPYGTAQAGLAFPLTALPEARTSNIESSTETLTETEAKPELTPRAPCHRPHPFDNSADELSRTLENRPEGECMIELQKLGSRVHRTSGSSTTHLPMPSPCALPLADRKDEVVCNGELEPENKLAEKPAGFTAPKFPATNGHCVNGEDGRIKASLSRQVSTASCSSAQLHLRNLHQKWMFSQLGKQPAGSPDQPARSHLDDDGMPVYSDVIQQRLRQIETGHQQEVETLKKQVQELKSRLESQLLNSSLRLNGDYGDEVTSIPDSESNLDQNCLSRCSTEIFSEASWEQVDKQDTEVTRWLPDHLAAHCYGCDSAFWLASRKHHCRDTDRVDQLWNCGNVFCSSCCNQKVPVPSQQLFEPSRVCKSCYSSLHPGSSSLDLELDKPITATSN; via the exons GTTCCATTGCAGCTCATCGAGAGTGTGGAGTGCCGGGATATATTCCAGCTTCATTTGACTTGCAAGGACTGCAAGGTTATAAG GTGTCAGTTTTCCACCTTTGAGCAGTGTCAGGACTGGCTGAAGAGGCTGAACAATGCCATCCGCCCCCCGTCCAAGATAGAGGACCTGTTCTCCTTTGCCTACCACGCCTGGTGCATGGAGGTTTATGCCAGTGAAAAGGAGCAGCACGGGGACTTGTGTCGGCCAG GAGAACATGTAACTTCCAGGTTTAAGAACGAAGTGGAGCGGATGGGGTTTGATATGAACAATGCCTGGAGGATTTCCAACATCAATGAGAAGTACAA GCTGTGTGGCAGTTACCCCCAGGAGATCATCGTTCCCGCCTGGATCACGGATAAGGAGCTGGAGAGCGTGGCCAGCTTCCGCTCCTGGAAGCGCATCCCTGCCGTGGTGTacag gcaccagagcaatGGGGCAGTGATCTCTCGCTGCGGCCAGCCCGAGGTGAGCTGGTGGGGCTGGAGGAACGCCGACGATGAGCACCTGGTCCAGTCCGTAGCCAAAGCCTGTGCCTCAGACTCCAGGTCCAACAGTAACAAGTTAATGAATGGGAATTGTTCCAGAGATTTCTCCAACGGAGGGGACCTCTCAGATGTGGAATTTG ACTCCTCCATCTCCAATGCCTCAGGAGCAGAGAGTTTGGCAATCCAGCCGCAGAAGCTTTTGATCCTGGACGCGCGATCTTACGCAGCAGCCGTGGCCAACAGAGCCAAGGGGGGTGGCTGTGAGTGCCCAG AATATTACCCAAACTGTGAAGTAGTGTTCATGGGGATGGCAAACATCCATTCCATCCGCAAGAGCTTCCAGTCGCTGCGTCTGCTCTGCACACAAATGCCAGATCCAGGAAA TTGGCTGTCAGCTCTGGAGAGCACCAAGTGGCTGCAGCACCTGTCAGTGCTCCTGAAATCCGCGCTGCTCGTGGTGCACGCCGTGGACCGGGACCAGCGGCCGGTGCTGGTTCACTGCTCCGACGGCTGGGACCGCACCCCCCAGATCGTGGCCCTGGCCAAGCTCCTGCTGGACCCCTACTACAGGACCACAGAG gGTTTCCAGGTACTAGTGGAGACGGAGTGGCTGGATTTTGGCCACAAGTTTGCAGATCGCTGCGGCCACGGGGAGAATTCAGATGACCTCAATGAGCGCTGCCCAGTGTTTCTGCAGTGGCTGGACTGTGTCCATCAGCTCCAGAGGCAGTTCCCCTGCTCCTTCGAGTTTAACGAAGCATTCCTT GTGAAGTTGGTGCAGCACACCTACTCCTGCCTCTTTGGAACATTCCTGTGCAACAATGcgaaagagagaggagagaaacaCACTCAGGAACGGACCTGCTCCGTCTGGTCTTTGCTGCGGGCAGCAAACAAAGCCTTCAAAAACCTGCTCTACTCCTCCCAGTCGGAATCT GTGCTGTATCCCGTGTGCCATGTGCGGAACTTGATGCTCTGGAGCGCTGTTtacctgccctgctcctcccccTCCACGCCTGCCGACGACACCTGTGCCCCGTACCCTGTGCCAGGCTCTAGCCCTGAAGAGCAGCCTCTGGGCAG GTTACCAAAGACAAGATCCTTTGACAATCTGACGACAGCCTGTGACAGCAGCGTGCCTACAACCAACCGCCGGAGCAGCGACCCCAGCCTCAACGAGAAGTGGCAGGAGCACCGCCGCtccctggagctcagcagcCTGGGCCCCCCTGGGGACGACCCCTTTgagggggatgggctgggcaggcagggcagggccccCGTGGGGGCAGAGCTCTCTGTGGCAGCCGGGGTGGCAGAGGGACAGATGGAGAACATTCTGCAGGAAGCCACTAAAGATGATGTTGGGCTGGAGGAGCACTTGAGGGGTGgcctggaggcagcagggaaaggggatgAGGTTGGCCTGGATAAGGAGAAGAGAGCTGACAATCTGTGTGGGGAAAAGGCCGAGGCGGATACAGGTATCGTAACGAACAATCCCACACCCACCCCACACCCGGCCTCACGCGGTGCTTCGGAGCTCAAAGGACAACAGGACGAGCACAGCGACcccagcagcgctctccagaaGGCACCTCAGGGGAGAGGAGTGCAGGCTGTTCCTGCCGAGGGCTCCGGAAGCAGAGATGCTCCAAACAACACGGAGGAAGAAGGCGTTGGGAAAGGCGAAGAAGTGGAGAGCCCGTACGGCACGGCCCAGGCCGGCCTGGCCTTCCCTCTGACAGCCCTGCCGGAGGCGAGGACATCCAACATCGAGAGCTCCACGGAAACCTTAACGGAGACTGAAGCAAAGCCCGAGCTCACGCCCAGGGCTCCGTGCCACAGACCTCACCCCTTCGACAACAGCGCTGACGAGCTGTCCCGAACTCTGGAGAACAGGCCGGAGGGGGAGTGCATGATAGAGCTCCAAAAACTGGGATCAAGAGTGCATAGGACTTCTGGTAGCAGCACCACACACCTCCCGATGCCTTCCCCTTGTGCCTTGCCTCTAGCAGACCGCAAAGATGAGGTGGTGTGTAACGGGGAGCTGGAGCCGGAGAACAAACTGGCGGAGAAACCCGCGGGATTCACGGCCCCGAAATTCCCCGCCACCAACGGACACTGCGTCAACGGCGAGGATGGGCGGATCAAGGCCTCGCTGAGCCGGCAGGTGTCCAcggccagctgcagctctgcccagctccaCCTGAGGAACTTGCACCAGAAATGGATGTTCAGCCAGCTCGGGAAGCAGCCGGCCGGCAGCCCGGACCAGccggcccgcagccacctggaCGACGACGGGATGCCCGTCTACAGCGACGTCATCCAGCAGCGCCTGCGCCAGATCGAGACGGGCCATCAGCAGGAGGTGGAGACCCTCAAGAAGCAGGTGCAGGAGCTGAAGAGCCGCCTGGAGAGCCAGCTCCTCAACAGCTCCCTGCGGCTCAACGGCGACTACGGCGACGAAGTG ACGTCTATTCCTGACTCGGAAAGCAATCTGGATCAGAACTGCTTGTCTCGCTGCAGCACAGAGATTTTCTCTGAAGCCAGCTGGGAACAGGTGGATAAACAGGATACAGAG GTGACGCGGTGGCTCCCGGATCACCTGGCCGCGCACTGCTACGGCTGCGACAGCGCCTTCTGGCTCGCCAGTCGGAAACACCACTGCAG ggacACTGACCGAGTTGATCAGCTCTG GAATTGTGGCAACGTGTTCTGCTCCAGTTGCTGTAACCAGAAGGTGCCCgttcccagccagcagcttttCGAGCCCAGCAGAGTCTGCAAATCCTGCTACAGCAGCCTCCACCCcggcagctccagcctggacCTCGAACTGGACAAGCCCATCACTGCCACATCCAACTGA
- the MTMR3 gene encoding myotubularin-related protein 3 isoform X5: MDEETQHSLECIQANQIFPRKQLIREDENLQVPFIELHGESTEYVGRAEDAIIALSNYRLHIKFKESVVNVPLQLIESVECRDIFQLHLTCKDCKVIRCQFSTFEQCQDWLKRLNNAIRPPSKIEDLFSFAYHAWCMEVYASEKEQHGDLCRPGEHVTSRFKNEVERMGFDMNNAWRISNINEKYKLCGSYPQEIIVPAWITDKELESVASFRSWKRIPAVVYRHQSNGAVISRCGQPEVSWWGWRNADDEHLVQSVAKACASDSRSNSNKLMNGNCSRDFSNGGDLSDVEFDSSISNASGAESLAIQPQKLLILDARSYAAAVANRAKGGGCECPEYYPNCEVVFMGMANIHSIRKSFQSLRLLCTQMPDPGNWLSALESTKWLQHLSVLLKSALLVVHAVDRDQRPVLVHCSDGWDRTPQIVALAKLLLDPYYRTTEGFQVLVETEWLDFGHKFADRCGHGENSDDLNERCPVFLQWLDCVHQLQRQFPCSFEFNEAFLVKLVQHTYSCLFGTFLCNNAKERGEKHTQERTCSVWSLLRAANKAFKNLLYSSQSESVLYPVCHVRNLMLWSAVYLPCSSPSTPADDTCAPYPVPGSSPEEQPLGRLPKTRSFDNLTTACDSSVPTTNRRSSDPSLNEKWQEHRRSLELSSLGPPGDDPFEGDGLGRQGRAPVGAELSVAAGVAEGQMENILQEATKDDVGLEEHLRGGLEAAGKGDEVGLDKEKRADNLCGEKAEADTGIVTNNPTPTPHPASRGASELKGQQDEHSDPSSALQKAPQGRGVQAVPAEGSGSRDAPNNTEEEGVGKGEEVESPYGTAQAGLAFPLTALPEARTSNIESSTETLTETEAKPELTPRAPCHRPHPFDNSADELSRTLENRPEGECMIELQKLGSRVHRTSGSSTTHLPMPSPCALPLADRKDEVVCNGELEPENKLAEKPAGFTAPKFPATNGHCVNGEDGRIKASLSRQVSTASCSSAQLHLRNLHQKWMFSQLGKQPAGSPDQPARSHLDDDGMPVYSDVIQQRLRQIETGHQQEVETLKKQVQELKSRLESQLLNSSLRLNGDYGDEVVTRWLPDHLAAHCYGCDSAFWLASRKHHCRNCGNVFCSSCCNQKVPVPSQQLFEPSRVCKSCYSSLHPGSSSLDLELDKPITATSN, encoded by the exons GTTCCATTGCAGCTCATCGAGAGTGTGGAGTGCCGGGATATATTCCAGCTTCATTTGACTTGCAAGGACTGCAAGGTTATAAG GTGTCAGTTTTCCACCTTTGAGCAGTGTCAGGACTGGCTGAAGAGGCTGAACAATGCCATCCGCCCCCCGTCCAAGATAGAGGACCTGTTCTCCTTTGCCTACCACGCCTGGTGCATGGAGGTTTATGCCAGTGAAAAGGAGCAGCACGGGGACTTGTGTCGGCCAG GAGAACATGTAACTTCCAGGTTTAAGAACGAAGTGGAGCGGATGGGGTTTGATATGAACAATGCCTGGAGGATTTCCAACATCAATGAGAAGTACAA GCTGTGTGGCAGTTACCCCCAGGAGATCATCGTTCCCGCCTGGATCACGGATAAGGAGCTGGAGAGCGTGGCCAGCTTCCGCTCCTGGAAGCGCATCCCTGCCGTGGTGTacag gcaccagagcaatGGGGCAGTGATCTCTCGCTGCGGCCAGCCCGAGGTGAGCTGGTGGGGCTGGAGGAACGCCGACGATGAGCACCTGGTCCAGTCCGTAGCCAAAGCCTGTGCCTCAGACTCCAGGTCCAACAGTAACAAGTTAATGAATGGGAATTGTTCCAGAGATTTCTCCAACGGAGGGGACCTCTCAGATGTGGAATTTG ACTCCTCCATCTCCAATGCCTCAGGAGCAGAGAGTTTGGCAATCCAGCCGCAGAAGCTTTTGATCCTGGACGCGCGATCTTACGCAGCAGCCGTGGCCAACAGAGCCAAGGGGGGTGGCTGTGAGTGCCCAG AATATTACCCAAACTGTGAAGTAGTGTTCATGGGGATGGCAAACATCCATTCCATCCGCAAGAGCTTCCAGTCGCTGCGTCTGCTCTGCACACAAATGCCAGATCCAGGAAA TTGGCTGTCAGCTCTGGAGAGCACCAAGTGGCTGCAGCACCTGTCAGTGCTCCTGAAATCCGCGCTGCTCGTGGTGCACGCCGTGGACCGGGACCAGCGGCCGGTGCTGGTTCACTGCTCCGACGGCTGGGACCGCACCCCCCAGATCGTGGCCCTGGCCAAGCTCCTGCTGGACCCCTACTACAGGACCACAGAG gGTTTCCAGGTACTAGTGGAGACGGAGTGGCTGGATTTTGGCCACAAGTTTGCAGATCGCTGCGGCCACGGGGAGAATTCAGATGACCTCAATGAGCGCTGCCCAGTGTTTCTGCAGTGGCTGGACTGTGTCCATCAGCTCCAGAGGCAGTTCCCCTGCTCCTTCGAGTTTAACGAAGCATTCCTT GTGAAGTTGGTGCAGCACACCTACTCCTGCCTCTTTGGAACATTCCTGTGCAACAATGcgaaagagagaggagagaaacaCACTCAGGAACGGACCTGCTCCGTCTGGTCTTTGCTGCGGGCAGCAAACAAAGCCTTCAAAAACCTGCTCTACTCCTCCCAGTCGGAATCT GTGCTGTATCCCGTGTGCCATGTGCGGAACTTGATGCTCTGGAGCGCTGTTtacctgccctgctcctcccccTCCACGCCTGCCGACGACACCTGTGCCCCGTACCCTGTGCCAGGCTCTAGCCCTGAAGAGCAGCCTCTGGGCAG GTTACCAAAGACAAGATCCTTTGACAATCTGACGACAGCCTGTGACAGCAGCGTGCCTACAACCAACCGCCGGAGCAGCGACCCCAGCCTCAACGAGAAGTGGCAGGAGCACCGCCGCtccctggagctcagcagcCTGGGCCCCCCTGGGGACGACCCCTTTgagggggatgggctgggcaggcagggcagggccccCGTGGGGGCAGAGCTCTCTGTGGCAGCCGGGGTGGCAGAGGGACAGATGGAGAACATTCTGCAGGAAGCCACTAAAGATGATGTTGGGCTGGAGGAGCACTTGAGGGGTGgcctggaggcagcagggaaaggggatgAGGTTGGCCTGGATAAGGAGAAGAGAGCTGACAATCTGTGTGGGGAAAAGGCCGAGGCGGATACAGGTATCGTAACGAACAATCCCACACCCACCCCACACCCGGCCTCACGCGGTGCTTCGGAGCTCAAAGGACAACAGGACGAGCACAGCGACcccagcagcgctctccagaaGGCACCTCAGGGGAGAGGAGTGCAGGCTGTTCCTGCCGAGGGCTCCGGAAGCAGAGATGCTCCAAACAACACGGAGGAAGAAGGCGTTGGGAAAGGCGAAGAAGTGGAGAGCCCGTACGGCACGGCCCAGGCCGGCCTGGCCTTCCCTCTGACAGCCCTGCCGGAGGCGAGGACATCCAACATCGAGAGCTCCACGGAAACCTTAACGGAGACTGAAGCAAAGCCCGAGCTCACGCCCAGGGCTCCGTGCCACAGACCTCACCCCTTCGACAACAGCGCTGACGAGCTGTCCCGAACTCTGGAGAACAGGCCGGAGGGGGAGTGCATGATAGAGCTCCAAAAACTGGGATCAAGAGTGCATAGGACTTCTGGTAGCAGCACCACACACCTCCCGATGCCTTCCCCTTGTGCCTTGCCTCTAGCAGACCGCAAAGATGAGGTGGTGTGTAACGGGGAGCTGGAGCCGGAGAACAAACTGGCGGAGAAACCCGCGGGATTCACGGCCCCGAAATTCCCCGCCACCAACGGACACTGCGTCAACGGCGAGGATGGGCGGATCAAGGCCTCGCTGAGCCGGCAGGTGTCCAcggccagctgcagctctgcccagctccaCCTGAGGAACTTGCACCAGAAATGGATGTTCAGCCAGCTCGGGAAGCAGCCGGCCGGCAGCCCGGACCAGccggcccgcagccacctggaCGACGACGGGATGCCCGTCTACAGCGACGTCATCCAGCAGCGCCTGCGCCAGATCGAGACGGGCCATCAGCAGGAGGTGGAGACCCTCAAGAAGCAGGTGCAGGAGCTGAAGAGCCGCCTGGAGAGCCAGCTCCTCAACAGCTCCCTGCGGCTCAACGGCGACTACGGCGACGAAGTG GTGACGCGGTGGCTCCCGGATCACCTGGCCGCGCACTGCTACGGCTGCGACAGCGCCTTCTGGCTCGCCAGTCGGAAACACCACTGCAG GAATTGTGGCAACGTGTTCTGCTCCAGTTGCTGTAACCAGAAGGTGCCCgttcccagccagcagcttttCGAGCCCAGCAGAGTCTGCAAATCCTGCTACAGCAGCCTCCACCCcggcagctccagcctggacCTCGAACTGGACAAGCCCATCACTGCCACATCCAACTGA